AGTACCCAGTCGCATACAACACATTTTCCGGCAAGCGACACAGCAATACGTCAACGCCATCCTTCGCCATGATGCTTTGCAAACGACGCACTCGTTCACGATCCATGATTCCTCCCGATTTGATAAATGGTTACAATTATCGAGACTGTAGCACGCTTACCGACAATCCTCAAACTCACCACAGAGTCATAGAGAGCACCGAGTTTTTCCTATATTTTCTCAGCGTCCTCTGCGTCTCTGTGGTGAAATTGACTTGCTTTTCGGTAGCCATGCCACGCTGTCCAATTATCATTATGAATGGTTGGCGCGAAAGTGCAAGGTCTGCATGATAAAATCGTCACGGAGTTTTTTCAGCGCCTCAATATCCTTCACTGTCCAATCGTAAAAGCCCTTGCCGCTTTTCACGCCCAGGTCGCCTTGCTGCACCTTGTCGGCGAAAACCTGGGTCGCGTGGGGTTCATTGTCGAGCGCGGGGAGTACGCTGTTTTGAATCGCGAGACACATGTCCAAGCCCACCGCGTCAATATGTTCCAGCACACCCCACACTGGTAACCGAATGCCCAGTCCGTTCTTGATCGCCGTGTCCACATCTTCCGCGGTGGCAATGCCTTCTTGCACGACGTTCGTCGCTTCGCGGATCATCGCCTGGAGAATTCGATTCGCCAACTGCCCCGGCAAATCCTTGCGCACGAGAACGGGTTTTTTCCCACACTCGCACAAAAATGCGAGAAGCGTTTGCGCGGTCTGCTCGGAGGTATCCGGACTCATCACCACTTCGACGAGCGGCACCAGATGCGGCGGCATCCAAAAATGCGTCGTCGCACAACGCGCGCGCTGCGTGGCGCGCGCGGAGATTGCGGTGATGCTCAGACCGGACGTGTTCGTCGCGAGAATCACGTCCGGCGCGGTTAGGCGATCCATGCGTTCAAAGAGTTGTTGTTTGAGTTCCAGGTTTTCGTACACCGCTTCAATGACAAGTTGAACGCCCTGCACGCCCGCGTCGAAATCGGCTGTGCCATGCACCCTGGGTTTCCCGGCGTTGAGCGCCGCCGTCGTGGTGAGTTCGTTCACCAACAATTGATCCATCACCGCGTAGGATTTGGCGACACCGTCTGCCGCCCAGTCTGGTCGTTCGCCGATGAGCGTCACGTCGTACCCTGCCAGCGCGACGACTGCCGCAATGCCAGGTCCCATCATGCCCGTGCCAATCACTGCAACTCGCTGAATGTTCATTTTGATTTTTCCTGACTCTAATAAAAGTTCGCCACAGAACCACACGGAAACACACAGAAAAAGAAATGTGACATTGGT
The Chloroflexota bacterium genome window above contains:
- a CDS encoding 3-hydroxybutyryl-CoA epimerase — its product is MNIQRVAVIGTGMMGPGIAAVVALAGYDVTLIGERPDWAADGVAKSYAVMDQLLVNELTTTAALNAGKPRVHGTADFDAGVQGVQLVIEAVYENLELKQQLFERMDRLTAPDVILATNTSGLSITAISARATQRARCATTHFWMPPHLVPLVEVVMSPDTSEQTAQTLLAFLCECGKKPVLVRKDLPGQLANRILQAMIREATNVVQEGIATAEDVDTAIKNGLGIRLPVWGVLEHIDAVGLDMCLAIQNSVLPALDNEPHATQVFADKVQQGDLGVKSGKGFYDWTVKDIEALKKLRDDFIMQTLHFRANHS